In Archocentrus centrarchus isolate MPI-CPG fArcCen1 chromosome 1, fArcCen1, whole genome shotgun sequence, the following proteins share a genomic window:
- the LOC115783173 gene encoding nuclear factor interleukin-3-regulated protein-like, translating to MTGQTVGGIIQDLTVPSLLRVGSRPQGENDSFTEEAVSILTSTSQLARSLLGHTFAFKRKDSLSNAEAMGSNSCDEENGNNARRKREFIPSEKKDEGYWDKRKKNNEAARRSREKRRVNDMVLERRVMGLLEENARLRAELLALKFRFGLVKDPSNVSILPLTAPLCPHPPPRIKNHYQAHTDGPPYVSTQPTASTHQISSQPPQHGAVYGARTVELSHSASQETGVATSCGSNVGSPVFFDDTLGECGRPSPREVADEQQCCESHYVNRQDSPEGLRSLPHKLRFKGPGGSNNGGEMSASPDSRHSGLPIAMVGPNIQMRNHQQVGWDGQIESQASWSREDAWGGQYQGSSSGYYNSSFLQNSSENRYPAEDSSLRSQISSLSQEVAQLKRLLSQQLLPKMA from the coding sequence ATGACGGGTCAGACTGTAGGAGGCATCATCCAGGACCTGACGGTACCCTCTCTGCTTCGTGTGGGGTCCAGGCCTCAGGGGGAAAACGATTCCTTCACTGAGGAGGCTGTTTCTATCCTGACCTCCACGAGCCAGCTGGCTCGAAGCCTCCTGGGTCACACATTTGCCTTCAAACGTAAAGACAGCTTAAGCAACGCTGAAGCTATGGGCAGCAACAGCTGTGATGAAGAGAACGGTAATAATGCACGTCGCAAACGGGAGTTCATCCCCAGTGAGAAAAAAGATGAAGGCTACTGggataagaggaaaaaaaacaacgaGGCAGCCAGACGCTCCAGAGAAAAGCGCCGAGTGAATGACATGGTGCTGGAGAGGCGGGTGATGGGTCTGCTGGAGGAGAATGCCCGCCTCAGGGCTGAGTTGCTGGCCCTTAAGTTTCGCTTCGGGCTTGTTAAGGACCCTTCTAATGTGTCCATCTTACCACTGACTGCACCCTTATGTCCCCATCCACCCCCCAGAATAAAAAACCACTACCAGGCTCACACTGATGGCCCCCCATATGTCAGCACACAGCCCACTGCCAGTACTCACCAGATCTCCTCCCAGCCTCCACAGCATGGTGCCGTCTATGGAGCGAGAACAGTTGAGTTGAGTCATAGTGCATCCCAGGAGACTGGAGTTGCTACCTCATGTGGCTCAAATGTGGGCAGCCCTGTGTTTTTTGATGACACACTGGGTGAGTGTGGCCGGCCGTCTCCGAGGGAGGTGGCGGATGAGCAGCAGTGCTGTGAGAGTCATTACGTAAACAGGCAAGACTCACCTGAGGGTTTGAGGAGTCTGCCCCACAAGCTTCGTTTCAAAGGGCCTGGGGGAAGCAACAACGGAGGGGAGATGTCTGCATCACCTGACAGCAGGCATAGTGGTCTGCCTATAGCCATGGTGGgaccaaacatccaaatgaGAAACCACCAGCAGGTGGGATGGGATGGTCAGATAGAGAGCCAGGCTTCTTGGTCTAGAGAGGATGCCTGGGGTGGGCAGTATCAAGGTTCATCTTCTGGATATTATAACTCATCCTTTCTGCAGAACTCAAGTGAAAACAGATATCCAGCAGAGGACAGCAGTCTTAGGTCGCAAATCAGCAGTTTGTCCCAGGAAGTGGCTCAGCTCAAGAGACTCTTATCTCAACAGCTGCTTCCTAAGATGGCGTAA